A window of Leishmania mexicana MHOM/GT/2001/U1103 complete genome, chromosome 3 genomic DNA:
ATCAAGACCCTGAAGGAGTTTCTCGCCATCTGCTCCCGCAAGGATGCGCGGTGCGTGAAGGTGAAGCACAACCCGAGCGCCACCAAGTTCAAGgtccgctgcagccgctacCTCTACACGCTGGTCGTGAACGACAAGAAGAAGGCCGACAAGATCGAGCGCTCCATCCACCCGTCCGTGAAGAAGATCGCCGTGACGGCCCGCTCGCACGCCAAGACGAACGCCGGCTCCAAGCAGTAAGAAGGCGCCGCAACAATGGCATAGCTGGTACTGTCGCCTtcgcgccacacacgcacacatgcgcggggagagagagggagggaaggggggggggcttgtGGCActcgtcgtccgcggcggtgcctgcCCGGCTCCCTCTTCTCCATGAACTCTGttgtgtgcgtacgtgtgcgtgtgtgcgtcggtgatcgccgcggcggagggAAGCCAGGCTTGGTTGGCCTGGCCGCTTTCCAGGCCCGAGAAACAGCGCTCTGTTATGGAGGCAAGTTGGCGGCGAGGCAGGCAAGGACGGGACGGGAGacgcacacccgcgcacgcgccgctctgcctgcctgcccctctcgcgcACAGCTGATTTCCTCGTTCATTTTCGTGATTTTCTTTCTTTGGTGGagcgagcgtgtgtgcgcgtggggaggaggaggaggaggaggaggagcagcagcagcagcagcggcgccctcctccctttcctagcacacgcatacacaccgGCATGCGTGCCCACTCAAGCGTGCATCCCCGTCGCTCTACACAAAGGAAAATAGTAAGTTCACGCATCGCAACAGGGACACCAGAATGACGGCCGATCCTTTGAGTCGGACGTCTCATGAGTGACACGTGCCTCCCTCGCGCTGGTGAACTCGGTCATCGCTGTTGGGTGGCCTGGGCAGACACGGCAACGAAAGaagcggcgtgtgtgtctctcttaGGTGTGGGAGCGTTCAAGGATGGGTTGTCGTGGCtgatgtgcgcatgtgctgctctcgaagcacacacacacacacacacacacacacacagaggcaccaCCAGTGCGCTCGGACTGAGGCGGCATCCTCGcaactccctccctccctccccttttcaTAACTCCCCACTTCTCCCCCCTTCACTCGCTCCGTCTCCGTCACCGTCGAAGCTTCCGCGACGTTGAGCCCActgctcacacacacacacacacatacacacacgccctctcccctcccttgttgtcgtctctctcctcacctcAGCCGCCGTGCCCGATCGCCTGCGCACCGGGCGCGCGCCTCGACTCCGCTGCCCTCCATATCACATTACCGCGCTCTTACTCGTTGTGCCATGTCCATCGCCCACGTGGCGAGGTGCGCGCACCTGCGCAAGGGCGGTGCGAGATctgtggcgcgtgtgcgcgctgaTGGAAAAGGCTGCGGTCAAGTGGCACTCCTCCGCCGGCTGTCATGCGCTGGGGCCGCCATGGCTGCGCAGCCGGGACGCGTCTGCGTCTCGGCGGAGCTGAGCCAACGATGCTGTTGCAATGTGGGTTACGGCATCACGGCTGCGTCAAGAGGTGAGGTGCCTATGCCCGCACCCTTTacagcgtcgcagcagccaaCCGTGGAGGATATCTTTGCGACCCGCTTCGGCACGACCATCTTTGGCGACTGTCGGGacacctccgccaccgaCGCGCTACCGCTTGCCTCCCCACGCACAGACGTGGACGCGCTCTTCAGGGAACGGTTTCCTGCTCTGGCAGCACAGGCTACAGCGGAGAGAATGCACAAAGTGGCCGTGTCTCACGGTACCACGAAGACACAGTCAGCGATGTGGGATGGTCTTCGGCGGTGCTTCAAGCTTCGCAGTCGCCTACCTTCGGCACGGATCCATAACAGCATGGGTGACATGCtgtcgccggcgccacccCCTGCCCGCTTCTCTCCGCAGTACCCGCCCGTCGCCAACGAAGCCTCAGGGTACCAGCCTCCGCCCCCTGAGGTGCAGCGCT
This region includes:
- a CDS encoding putative ribosomal protein L38, encoding MPREIKTLKEFLAICSRKDARCVKVKHNPSATKFKVRCSRYLYTLVVNDKKKADKIERSIHPSVKKIAVTARSHAKTNAGSKQ